One segment of Sporanaerobacter acetigenes DSM 13106 DNA contains the following:
- a CDS encoding cold-shock protein, whose translation MTKGTVKWFNAEKGFGFITAEDGNDVFVHFSQINKEGFKTLEEGQNVTFEIVEGQKGPQAANVTID comes from the coding sequence ATGACTAAAGGTACAGTAAAATGGTTTAATGCAGAAAAAGGATTTGGATTTATCACAGCTGAAGACGGAAATGATGTTTTCGTTCACTTTTCACAAATTAACAAAGAAGGTTTTAAGACATTAGAAGAAGGCCAAAATGTTACTTTTGAAATAGTTGAAGGACAAAAAGGACCACAAGCAGCAAATGTAACTATTGATTAA
- a CDS encoding ribonuclease Z — protein sequence MINIALLGSGGSMPMPGRFLSSLLMSYKGRKILVDCGEGTQVSMKNMNSGFKSIDIICITHVHGDHIFGLPGLISTIGNSGRTEPITIIGPEGIKDIMNSIVTLVPYLSYDINVIENPPPILGISFSTNGLKVEEAEEHSNEDIQMSILELDHSCPCLGYSFYIVRRPKFCVQKAISNQVPKAIWSRLQNGEFIVYENHMYEPDMVLGEKRKGIKLSYITDTRPINTILDFINESDLFICEGTYGDNEDIEKAIKNKHMTFAEAAGLAYRGKVEELLLTHFSPSMDEPNLYTTNALEIFQNTKIGYDGFTKELCF from the coding sequence ATGATTAATATAGCTTTGTTGGGAAGTGGCGGAAGTATGCCTATGCCTGGAAGATTTTTGTCTTCTTTACTTATGAGCTATAAAGGTAGAAAGATTCTTGTAGACTGTGGAGAAGGTACTCAGGTGTCTATGAAAAATATGAATAGTGGATTTAAATCGATTGATATCATATGTATAACTCATGTACATGGGGATCATATTTTTGGTTTGCCAGGACTTATTTCAACTATTGGGAATAGTGGTAGAACTGAACCCATTACTATAATAGGCCCGGAAGGTATAAAGGATATAATGAATAGTATTGTGACTTTGGTGCCATATCTTTCCTATGATATAAATGTAATAGAAAATCCTCCCCCAATATTAGGTATTAGCTTTTCTACTAATGGATTAAAAGTAGAAGAAGCGGAAGAACATTCAAATGAAGACATTCAGATGAGTATATTAGAACTTGATCATTCATGTCCATGTTTGGGCTACAGTTTTTATATAGTGAGGAGACCTAAATTTTGTGTACAAAAAGCAATTTCAAATCAGGTGCCTAAAGCAATTTGGTCAAGACTTCAGAATGGCGAATTTATAGTTTATGAAAATCACATGTATGAACCTGATATGGTATTGGGAGAAAAAAGGAAAGGTATAAAATTAAGTTATATAACAGATACACGACCAATAAATACGATATTAGATTTTATAAATGAAAGTGATTTGTTTATATGTGAAGGAACTTATGGGGATAATGAAGATATAGAGAAAGCTATAAAAAATAAACATATGACCTTTGCTGAAGCAGCAGGATTGGCGTATAGAGGCAAAGTGGAAGAACTTTTGCTTACTCATTTTAGTCCTTCAATGGATGAACCGAATTTATATACGACGAATGCACTAGAGATATTTCAAAATACAAAAATAGGATATGATGGATTTACTAAAGAATTATGTTTTTAA
- a CDS encoding response regulator transcription factor: MIKVMIVDDQALIREGLNMMLSLYKNIEVVGEATNGQEIIDKLESEKVDVILMDIRMPVMDGVEATRIIKDKYPGLKILILTTFNEDEYIFRGLNYGADGYILKDVSSQELVNGIETVYKGNVLLQPEVAKKVVSGIKNNGFNKKDKLDFKELTPREREIACLVAEGRTNKEIGQILYITEGTVKNHITRILDKLELDSRTQLALVVKEVE; this comes from the coding sequence ATGATTAAGGTAATGATAGTGGATGATCAAGCTCTCATAAGAGAGGGATTAAATATGATGTTAAGTTTATATAAAAACATAGAAGTAGTAGGAGAAGCTACTAATGGACAAGAGATCATAGACAAGCTTGAAAGTGAAAAAGTAGATGTGATTCTCATGGATATTAGAATGCCTGTAATGGACGGAGTAGAAGCTACAAGAATTATAAAAGATAAGTACCCAGGTTTAAAAATACTTATATTGACTACTTTTAATGAAGATGAATATATTTTTAGAGGACTTAATTATGGAGCTGATGGATATATTTTAAAAGATGTGAGTTCACAAGAACTTGTAAATGGAATTGAGACTGTATATAAGGGAAATGTACTACTTCAGCCAGAAGTTGCAAAAAAGGTTGTTAGTGGCATAAAAAATAATGGTTTTAATAAGAAAGATAAATTGGATTTTAAAGAACTTACGCCTAGGGAAAGGGAAATTGCTTGTCTTGTAGCTGAAGGGAGAACTAATAAGGAAATAGGTCAAATACTTTACATAACTGAAGGAACAGTAAAAAATCATATAACCAGAATTCTTGATAAATTAGAACTCGATAGTAGAACACAATTGGCTTTAGTTGTAAAAGAGGTAGAATAG
- a CDS encoding alpha/beta hydrolase encodes MNIDFTYEKKKIEYVSGYIFKGRNYRCSYERYKTLYRNPAPGTESVEFYNFQPKEEIRASTMVLHGLGSRNIKFLLWIGPHLASAGVNTTILILPGNYTRVENNSVSGRSFLYPDMDLMYQFWEHAVVDTLSTIDLLEQEGRWKENNVLMGYCLGGMITSIVACLDNRINHKLFMTTGGYLPQILHESPAANFVRKLFANGYKANFSLNDKEQLYNIYNEQFPKIKNMSLSEIINNEDIHPLFKIDPISYAHLLNMSDVTFVDALFDFTLPIGSREILYNEMKGAKRRVLPISHVNWLPFEYVLAKYILHKTNINDKKAKKALLTREKIEEPLRIMPLK; translated from the coding sequence ATGAATATTGATTTTACTTATGAAAAGAAAAAAATTGAATATGTATCTGGATATATTTTTAAGGGAAGAAACTACAGATGTAGCTATGAAAGGTATAAAACTTTATATAGAAATCCAGCTCCTGGGACTGAAAGTGTTGAATTCTATAATTTTCAACCTAAGGAAGAAATTCGTGCTTCTACTATGGTACTTCATGGATTGGGAAGTAGAAATATAAAATTTTTACTTTGGATTGGACCTCATCTAGCATCTGCTGGAGTAAATACAACAATACTTATTCTTCCTGGAAATTATACAAGAGTTGAAAACAATTCTGTCAGTGGAAGAAGTTTTTTGTATCCAGATATGGATTTGATGTACCAGTTTTGGGAACATGCCGTTGTAGATACCTTAAGTACAATAGATTTACTAGAACAAGAAGGTCGCTGGAAAGAAAACAATGTCTTAATGGGCTATTGCCTAGGAGGTATGATTACATCCATAGTAGCCTGCTTAGATAATAGAATAAATCATAAGCTATTTATGACTACAGGAGGATATCTTCCTCAAATACTTCATGAATCCCCAGCAGCGAATTTTGTCAGAAAACTATTTGCAAATGGATATAAAGCTAACTTTTCATTAAATGACAAAGAGCAATTGTATAATATTTATAATGAGCAATTCCCTAAAATTAAGAATATGTCTTTATCTGAAATAATAAATAATGAAGATATTCATCCATTATTTAAGATAGATCCTATATCCTATGCTCATTTGTTAAATATGTCTGATGTAACTTTTGTAGATGCCTTGTTTGATTTTACACTTCCAATAGGCTCACGTGAAATACTTTACAATGAAATGAAAGGGGCAAAAAGACGAGTATTGCCTATAAGCCATGTAAACTGGTTACCTTTTGAATATGTTCTAGCAAAATATATATTGCATAAAACCAATATCAATGACAAAAAAGCCAAAAAAGCTTTGCTTACTCGTGAAAAAATTGAAGAACCTCTAAGAATCATGCCTTTAAAATAA
- a CDS encoding DUF6143 family protein, translated as MNNNSNALIYCNNASNPGYSDTVNCYNRSCVCFPPCSIPTPSIYKPYMEYQVAVPINLTKSLEGKYFVGYADELLFGKGTSAWARLFNPLDSGVNLHVTVWTVSDVSKSSFRAQIWFNTEPPETPQESTLVTPANLAICPLPRPKIRLQYAINVSGNPIGGIKAFVRRGQPETTIVDDEQGKFIFSPGGSFLIFLSNPESPDIATSGRIAFGWWEEPICNNS; from the coding sequence ATGAATAATAATTCAAATGCTCTCATATATTGCAATAATGCTTCTAATCCTGGATACTCCGATACTGTGAACTGCTACAATAGATCTTGTGTATGTTTTCCACCTTGTAGCATCCCCACCCCATCAATATATAAACCATATATGGAATACCAAGTTGCAGTACCTATTAATTTGACAAAATCTCTAGAGGGAAAATATTTTGTAGGTTATGCTGATGAACTTTTATTTGGGAAAGGAACAAGTGCATGGGCCAGATTATTTAATCCTCTTGACTCTGGAGTTAATTTACATGTAACAGTATGGACAGTAAGCGATGTTTCTAAATCCTCATTTCGAGCACAAATTTGGTTCAATACAGAACCCCCTGAAACACCACAGGAATCTACTCTTGTTACTCCAGCAAATTTGGCAATTTGTCCTCTTCCAAGACCCAAAATTAGATTACAATATGCAATAAATGTATCTGGAAACCCAATAGGTGGTATAAAAGCATTTGTAAGACGAGGTCAACCGGAAACTACAATTGTTGATGATGAACAAGGGAAATTTATTTTTTCTCCTGGTGGTTCTTTTTTAATATTTTTATCAAATCCAGAATCACCTGATATAGCAACTAGCGGCCGAATTGCTTTTGGTTGGTGGGAAGAACCAATTTGTAATAATAGTTAA
- a CDS encoding peptidylprolyl isomerase, whose translation MIPVQSPNSGEEIAVIKTNYGDIKIKFFPEVAPKAVENFKTHAKNGYYDGVTFHRVIQDFMIQGGDPEGTGRGGESIWGEPFKDEFDINHRNFRGAVSMANSGPNTNGSQFFIVQNSKVDKKIIDQMKNLGEEEGFPEQVIKGYEELGGAYWLDGRHTVFGQVFEGMDVVDKIAGAKTDTFDKPLEPIVMERVEILYY comes from the coding sequence ATGATACCTGTACAATCACCAAATAGTGGAGAAGAAATAGCAGTTATAAAAACTAACTATGGAGATATAAAGATTAAATTTTTCCCTGAAGTGGCTCCAAAAGCAGTAGAAAACTTTAAAACGCATGCCAAGAATGGATATTATGATGGGGTTACTTTTCATAGGGTAATTCAAGATTTTATGATTCAAGGTGGAGATCCTGAAGGAACAGGAAGAGGTGGAGAAAGTATTTGGGGAGAACCTTTCAAAGATGAATTTGATATAAACCATCGTAATTTCAGAGGAGCAGTATCTATGGCCAATAGTGGACCTAATACTAATGGAAGTCAATTTTTTATTGTACAAAACAGTAAAGTGGATAAGAAGATTATTGACCAGATGAAGAATTTGGGAGAAGAAGAAGGATTTCCAGAACAAGTAATCAAGGGATATGAAGAACTAGGTGGAGCATATTGGCTCGATGGAAGGCATACGGTATTTGGTCAGGTATTTGAAGGAATGGATGTAGTAGACAAAATTGCAGGAGCAAAGACTGATACATTTGATAAACCTTTGGAACCAATAGTTATGGAAAGGGTAGAAATTTTATATTACTAA
- a CDS encoding alpha/beta hydrolase family protein — protein MNKLKENFKKSFFIVNKIYLYIIFILLSFVDFTLAFYYFIVSIIIFLGKLLTSKLPLEPKKDFNYKTYSYKKSDGKDLKMDIWYPNNPTQKLYPLVFFCHGGGWISGFRNQKNNISWCKYLASKGFCASSIDYRYGIKNSMEDILSDYTDALDYIKKNSQKLNIDTNNIVLMGLSAGGHLSLLYSTYNSFIKDNKKMEGIKGVVAYYAPSDLNDIFISENKSLFARFSAKKTLKATPLEKKEIYDYYSPINWITENMVPCLIVHGKQDTTVPFYSSVKLIKELKAHNVKCEFLVHKNGSHSFDTRLNDLTTVNILEKTVRFVKKTFAIHL, from the coding sequence ATGAATAAATTAAAAGAAAATTTTAAAAAATCTTTTTTTATCGTGAACAAAATATATTTATATATAATATTTATCTTACTTTCCTTTGTAGATTTTACTTTAGCATTTTATTATTTCATTGTTTCTATAATAATATTTCTTGGAAAATTATTGACATCTAAACTTCCTCTAGAACCAAAAAAGGATTTTAACTATAAAACTTATTCTTACAAAAAATCAGATGGGAAAGACTTGAAAATGGATATATGGTATCCAAATAATCCTACCCAAAAGTTATATCCACTAGTTTTCTTTTGTCATGGCGGTGGTTGGATATCAGGATTTAGAAATCAAAAAAATAATATTTCTTGGTGCAAGTATTTAGCTTCAAAGGGTTTTTGTGCGTCCAGCATAGATTATAGATATGGAATAAAAAACAGTATGGAAGATATATTATCTGATTATACTGATGCATTAGATTATATAAAGAAAAATAGTCAAAAACTCAATATAGATACAAATAATATTGTACTTATGGGATTGTCTGCAGGTGGACATCTTTCTCTATTGTATTCAACCTACAATTCTTTTATTAAGGATAATAAAAAAATGGAAGGCATAAAAGGAGTAGTTGCCTACTATGCTCCATCTGATTTAAATGATATATTTATTTCAGAAAATAAATCTTTATTTGCCAGATTCTCTGCTAAAAAAACATTAAAAGCTACTCCCTTAGAAAAAAAAGAAATCTATGACTATTACTCTCCAATAAATTGGATAACTGAAAATATGGTTCCCTGTTTAATTGTACATGGAAAACAAGATACTACTGTACCTTTTTACTCGTCAGTAAAATTAATAAAAGAACTAAAAGCTCACAATGTAAAATGTGAATTTTTAGTTCATAAAAATGGTAGTCATTCTTTTGACACTAGATTAAACGATTTAACAACCGTAAATATATTAGAAAAAACTGTTCGATTTGTAAAAAAAACTTTTGCTATTCATCTATGA
- a CDS encoding CD1871A family CXXC motif-containing protein → MKKFFIQIIFLIGSILSIFLGICRSEIATVLNKAINICLECIGIG, encoded by the coding sequence ATGAAAAAATTTTTTATACAAATTATATTTTTAATTGGTAGTATATTGTCAATATTTTTAGGTATCTGTAGAAGTGAGATAGCAACAGTTCTTAACAAAGCTATCAATATATGCTTGGAGTGTATAGGAATTGGATAA
- a CDS encoding TraX family protein, with protein sequence MALEDSKKGFKGFTGFQIKILALIFMLFDHIHYFFEFTGKIPVAFSWIGRLAGDMFLFTMIEGYTHTSNRKKYFTRIYLMSVFMTLIKYIIQFSKPLQRGDGFCPENGIFSTFVILIIIFKGIDYIKEKKFFKGIGLTLSPFLISYAIAFIFQLLIIPNMSMDTANHIYVIVSSFIPSPFLVEGGLYVILTGIILYLFRENRKLQCIFFTIFILTWMIGMPLMYIRPISLKLMFTDYYEWMSVFAVIFMFLYNGEKGKSMKKLFYIFYPAHIYILYGLSVLIYYLKY encoded by the coding sequence ATGGCTTTAGAAGATAGTAAAAAAGGATTTAAAGGATTCACAGGATTTCAAATTAAAATTTTAGCTCTAATATTTATGCTATTTGACCACATCCATTATTTTTTTGAATTTACAGGTAAAATACCCGTCGCATTTTCGTGGATTGGTAGATTGGCAGGAGATATGTTTTTATTCACAATGATAGAAGGGTATACTCATACTTCTAATAGAAAAAAATATTTTACAAGGATTTACTTAATGTCTGTATTTATGACACTTATAAAATATATAATTCAATTTTCCAAGCCACTTCAAAGAGGAGATGGATTTTGTCCTGAAAATGGCATATTTTCGACCTTTGTTATTTTAATTATTATATTTAAAGGAATAGATTATATAAAAGAGAAAAAGTTTTTTAAAGGTATTGGATTGACACTGTCTCCATTTTTAATAAGCTATGCTATAGCTTTTATTTTTCAACTTTTAATTATTCCAAACATGTCAATGGATACTGCAAATCATATTTATGTGATAGTATCTAGTTTTATTCCATCGCCATTTTTAGTTGAAGGCGGATTGTATGTGATTTTAACTGGTATTATATTGTATTTATTTCGTGAAAACAGAAAGTTACAATGTATATTTTTCACAATATTTATATTAACTTGGATGATAGGTATGCCTTTAATGTATATTAGACCTATTAGTCTAAAACTTATGTTTACAGATTATTATGAGTGGATGAGCGTCTTTGCAGTAATCTTTATGTTTTTGTATAATGGAGAAAAGGGCAAATCTATGAAAAAATTATTTTATATATTTTATCCAGCCCATATCTATATATTGTATGGATTATCAGTTTTAATTTATTATTTAAAATACTAA
- a CDS encoding TlpA family protein disulfide reductase — protein sequence MKKKLFRITSLLLIVFMVLPLGGCGKKLEVTDEEKSQGYKGYRDMGIKFKMGEDWKKYDDNIFLDGLGDSEDENEPIYNGISYGYISNDLIEQYLDIAENVADEQERFKRYDEIFSQVKNIFSIVVFRENKIPAEDKISELTNMSHNEKMNKKSGYVFYFCYNDFDDSELDEEEKNIYKNLYDDIQNIKTSLETYKPETPQEALTSIKKLEFNLKDLDGNEVNNEIFKDYNLTMINIWGTFCGPCKREMPDLAELYEEMKDENVNIIGIISDTPNEDNENAAREIIKESGVKYTNLISDENIKKNVINCIAGVPTSFFVDSQGNIVGEVITGSMSKDEYKEKISETLKLLK from the coding sequence TTGAAAAAGAAATTGTTTAGAATCACATCTCTGCTACTTATAGTATTTATGGTATTGCCTCTTGGGGGTTGTGGAAAGAAATTAGAAGTAACAGATGAAGAAAAAAGTCAAGGATACAAGGGTTATAGAGACATGGGGATAAAATTCAAAATGGGAGAAGATTGGAAAAAGTATGATGACAATATATTTCTAGATGGTCTAGGAGATTCTGAAGATGAAAATGAACCAATATATAATGGAATAAGCTATGGATATATATCCAATGACTTAATTGAACAGTACTTGGATATAGCTGAAAATGTAGCCGATGAACAAGAAAGGTTTAAAAGATATGATGAAATTTTTTCTCAGGTAAAAAACATATTCTCCATAGTTGTATTTAGGGAAAATAAAATTCCAGCTGAAGACAAAATTTCAGAATTGACAAATATGTCCCACAACGAAAAAATGAACAAAAAATCAGGATATGTATTCTATTTTTGCTACAATGACTTTGATGATTCTGAATTAGATGAAGAAGAAAAAAATATATATAAAAATCTGTATGATGATATACAAAACATAAAAACATCTCTAGAAACCTACAAACCTGAAACTCCTCAAGAAGCATTGACATCGATCAAAAAATTAGAATTTAATTTAAAAGACCTTGATGGAAATGAAGTAAACAATGAAATATTCAAAGACTATAATCTAACAATGATAAATATCTGGGGAACATTTTGCGGACCATGTAAAAGAGAAATGCCAGACCTTGCAGAATTATATGAAGAAATGAAAGATGAAAATGTAAATATTATAGGTATTATATCTGATACACCAAATGAAGATAATGAGAATGCAGCAAGGGAAATAATCAAAGAAAGTGGTGTAAAATACACAAATCTAATTTCTGATGAAAATATAAAAAAGAATGTAATAAACTGTATAGCAGGAGTTCCGACTTCTTTCTTTGTAGATAGTCAAGGAAATATTGTTGGTGAAGTAATAACAGGTTCAATGAGTAAAGATGAATACAAGGAAAAAATATCAGAAACACTTAAATTATTAAAATAG
- a CDS encoding C-GCAxxG-C-C family (seleno)protein produces the protein MIADRIRDGYGEEEKLNCAEKILYASNEVYNLGLDKNALKLAAGFGGGMCTGDLCGAITGSIMVLGTMFVKNNGHESDKIKKLIQELISRYKEEMGYIDCIPLKENHLDEQVKCRNIIVKAAEILDDIIEREAK, from the coding sequence ATGATAGCAGATCGAATAAGGGATGGATATGGAGAAGAAGAAAAATTGAACTGTGCTGAAAAAATACTTTATGCTTCAAATGAAGTATATAATTTGGGATTAGATAAAAATGCTTTAAAGTTAGCTGCTGGATTTGGAGGTGGAATGTGCACTGGAGATTTATGTGGTGCTATCACTGGTTCTATAATGGTTCTTGGAACTATGTTTGTTAAGAACAACGGGCATGAAAGTGACAAAATAAAAAAATTAATTCAAGAGTTGATATCTAGATATAAAGAAGAAATGGGATATATAGACTGTATACCATTGAAGGAAAATCATTTAGATGAACAAGTGAAGTGTAGAAATATTATTGTAAAAGCTGCAGAAATATTGGATGATATAATTGAAAGAGAAGCAAAATAA
- a CDS encoding 4Fe-4S binding protein → MDNNKKRHLTQTISSIAANGNIKGFVKGCIYTGNVKKICVPILNCYSCPGALGTCPIGSMQAMIGSMKYNFSYYVFGAITLIGIVLGRFVCGWLCPFGFIQDLLHKIPSPKLSVPRKLNNVLKYLKYAILVLFVFTFPLILQDDLGMSDPYFCKYICPAGTLEGGIPLLLANESLRNATGFLFRWKFFILIFIIIFSIFIYRIFCRYICPLGAFYSLFNPVSLYSFKIDENMCTKCNACTNNCKMNIKPYETPNSPECIRCGNCISSCPNNAIKSSLLVEKHKHIKATINVNQNN, encoded by the coding sequence TTGGATAATAATAAAAAAAGACATTTAACTCAAACTATATCTTCTATTGCTGCCAATGGAAATATAAAAGGTTTTGTTAAAGGTTGTATATATACAGGAAATGTAAAAAAAATCTGTGTTCCAATACTTAATTGCTATTCCTGTCCAGGAGCATTAGGAACTTGTCCTATAGGTTCTATGCAAGCAATGATTGGAAGCATGAAATATAACTTTTCCTACTATGTATTTGGAGCTATAACATTAATAGGAATTGTATTAGGACGATTTGTTTGTGGTTGGCTCTGCCCTTTTGGATTCATTCAAGATTTGTTGCATAAAATACCTTCACCAAAATTATCAGTACCACGAAAATTAAATAATGTACTTAAATATCTAAAATATGCTATCCTTGTATTATTTGTATTTACTTTCCCACTAATCCTTCAAGATGATTTAGGAATGAGTGACCCATATTTTTGCAAATATATCTGTCCTGCTGGTACCCTTGAAGGGGGTATACCCCTTCTACTGGCAAATGAAAGTTTAAGAAATGCAACAGGATTTCTTTTTAGATGGAAATTTTTCATATTAATATTTATCATAATATTTTCGATATTCATATATAGAATATTTTGCAGATATATATGTCCATTGGGTGCTTTCTATTCATTGTTTAATCCTGTCAGTCTATACAGTTTTAAAATTGATGAAAATATGTGTACAAAATGTAACGCATGCACCAACAACTGTAAAATGAATATCAAACCCTATGAAACTCCCAATAGTCCAGAATGTATCAGATGTGGTAACTGTATCAGTTCTTGTCCAAACAATGCTATAAAAAGTAGTCTACTCGTAGAAAAACATAAACACATCAAAGCTACAATTAATGTAAATCAAAATAATTAA
- a CDS encoding sensor histidine kinase — MKNKSFKRQFVVTFIKILVLSLIFSALSFFIWLKTFNHIYYPANYYENQVGDIVKKIYESHDNVLNKSFEREMNEIIPYKGMRYQVLDSDGNIIYGTLDKKMIENRNDLVTNINSTKPLNGKYFAKIIPILDKDSNVKGAVVLNYSLVSTQKTDSTVLFLLSKSMLFLPFIYIIVFTLIYAKKLSKEINKPVNILLDASEKIKNQDLDFTIGYDENNEFTKLCNAFEDMRVNLKDSLIKQWDLEEKRRENVESIAHDLKTPLTIVSTYSEALIDGAVKEEKIKDYIGVIKRNNERALILLDDMNKISNIENPNFILEPIEINIIEFLKLKEKDYKLLCDEKGIDFKIEIIDLREKNFIDKFDIKSLEQVLDNCISNSIRYTEKGESIKLNVLCNDEEIIFSIVDTGKGFSNEDLKNIFDKFYKGDKSRSFTTGHSGLGMYIAKIMIEKHGGNIEAENNNPKGAIIRFNIKPKRGI, encoded by the coding sequence TTGAAAAATAAAAGCTTTAAAAGACAATTTGTAGTGACTTTCATTAAAATATTGGTTTTAAGTTTAATTTTTTCTGCACTTTCTTTTTTTATATGGCTTAAAACTTTTAACCATATTTATTATCCTGCTAATTATTATGAAAACCAAGTTGGGGATATTGTAAAAAAAATTTATGAAAGTCATGACAACGTATTAAACAAAAGTTTTGAAAGAGAAATGAACGAGATAATACCTTATAAGGGAATGCGCTATCAGGTATTAGATAGTGATGGAAATATTATATATGGAACACTAGATAAAAAGATGATAGAAAATAGAAATGACTTAGTTACTAATATAAACTCTACAAAACCCTTGAATGGTAAATATTTTGCCAAAATCATTCCTATTTTAGATAAAGATAGCAATGTTAAAGGAGCTGTTGTATTAAATTATAGTTTAGTAAGTACACAAAAAACTGATAGTACTGTATTATTCTTATTGTCTAAATCAATGTTATTTTTACCGTTTATATATATAATTGTATTTACGCTTATATATGCTAAAAAGTTAAGTAAAGAAATAAATAAACCAGTAAATATACTATTAGATGCATCTGAAAAAATCAAAAATCAAGATTTAGATTTTACTATCGGATATGATGAAAATAATGAGTTTACAAAGCTTTGCAATGCCTTTGAAGACATGAGGGTAAATCTCAAGGACTCTCTTATAAAACAATGGGATTTAGAAGAAAAGAGACGAGAAAATGTAGAAAGTATTGCTCATGACTTAAAAACACCTCTTACTATTGTAAGTACTTACTCTGAAGCTTTAATAGATGGTGCAGTCAAGGAGGAAAAAATTAAAGACTATATAGGAGTAATTAAGAGAAATAATGAAAGGGCTTTAATATTATTAGATGATATGAACAAGATATCTAATATTGAAAATCCTAATTTTATTTTAGAACCTATAGAAATTAATATTATAGAATTTTTAAAGTTAAAAGAAAAAGATTATAAACTTTTATGTGATGAAAAAGGAATAGACTTTAAAATTGAAATCATAGATTTAAGGGAAAAAAATTTCATAGATAAATTTGATATTAAGTCTCTAGAACAAGTATTAGACAATTGTATATCCAATAGTATTAGATATACCGAAAAAGGCGAATCAATAAAATTAAATGTACTGTGCAATGACGAAGAAATAATCTTTTCTATAGTAGATACTGGAAAGGGATTTAGTAATGAGGATCTAAAAAATATTTTTGACAAATTTTACAAAGGAGATAAATCCCGTTCATTTACAACGGGACATTCTGGTTTGGGTATGTATATAGCTAAAATTATGATTGAAAAACATGGAGGAAATATCGAAGCCGAAAACAATAATCCAAAGGGAGCTATTATTAGATTCAATATAAAACCAAAACGTGGCATCTGA
- a CDS encoding response regulator transcription factor gives METILVVDDEKDLVMIIKDSLEANGYNVLTAYNGFDGIELSRKKPDLIILDIMMPDIDGFNVCNLIRDNIDCPILFLSAKDSEVDKIKGLAIGGDDYITKPFSLKELVSRVKAHLRREKRKAKKEDNSYLNFKKLSIDLKGLNVKVNNEDINLTKREFQIVELLALNPGQVFSKDQIYEKIWGYDGLGDTSTVTEHIKKIRFKISSIDKENKYIETVWGLGYKWEA, from the coding sequence ATGGAGACTATCCTTGTTGTAGATGATGAAAAAGATTTAGTTATGATAATTAAAGACTCACTTGAGGCTAATGGATACAATGTTTTAACCGCCTATAATGGTTTTGATGGAATTGAACTGTCTAGAAAAAAACCAGATCTAATTATTTTAGATATTATGATGCCAGATATAGACGGTTTCAATGTCTGCAATCTTATAAGAGATAATATAGATTGTCCTATACTATTTCTATCAGCAAAGGATAGTGAAGTTGATAAAATCAAAGGGCTTGCTATTGGTGGTGATGACTATATAACTAAACCTTTTAGTTTAAAAGAATTAGTTTCTAGAGTTAAGGCCCATTTGAGACGTGAAAAAAGAAAAGCAAAAAAAGAAGACAATAGCTATTTAAATTTTAAAAAATTATCTATTGATTTAAAAGGTTTAAATGTAAAGGTAAATAATGAAGACATAAACCTCACGAAGAGAGAATTTCAAATAGTAGAACTTCTAGCTTTAAATCCAGGTCAAGTATTTTCAAAAGATCAAATATATGAAAAAATTTGGGGCTATGATGGTCTAGGAGATACCTCTACTGTTACAGAGCATATTAAAAAAATTAGATTTAAGATAAGCTCTATTGACAAAGAAAATAAATATATTGAAACTGTTTGGGGATTAGGTTATAAATGGGAGGCCTAA